The proteins below are encoded in one region of Zerene cesonia ecotype Mississippi chromosome 26, Zerene_cesonia_1.1, whole genome shotgun sequence:
- the LOC119837138 gene encoding centrosomal protein of 104 kDa, whose product MPKRIPFHVVYATSEDSSYPACELNSQGPAVRGWRSAGPPPHELLLRLSAVTSIHKLQLLAHHQLIPACVEVLVSGGLLSEGAATPCGATYTSVGRVTLVRPAPQARTRELRSAALPEPTVARFVKLRLSGPHPPAKEDDQVALMAVNVLGDEVEEEENKADNNAAAKAEVSFSPYDDLAFIMYVDNEIADLVRNLDEKKRIAVAEERFEYARRLKSAGSALAAAGIRIGRWRLRKRTAAARDDFELARRMRDRIADALVGVKEDPELLRLFEEDGPDSRNDSSMPQAYDFSHHLSPSVAAGAMSLDIPSPVPPIEHDEQTQFNGVDDEPNHISASPVQILHEDTQPEPEVTQITQEDEEKVDGQKKEEELRKETDSPRRSVTPNAANGSLIRRRNKSAGPRSTFEAYEERLLPALRHSHTNEYLREAREEEGSAGGTSHTRAVHKLNERERKQAALPILIFGYPLVEKFFSKNYLDKEEGLARLRAELTSPSNGSTKTSPNKTARAAAILLQRALRDKVFSVYSQANEVVRVLFKDFVPDRVCAAEVGRCLERILPELLRACGDPAPRVHSTAQHTVLTVADCPHVRSLHIIPQQLVRPVAASMHPRLALSRLQMLEQLILSHGISTDKNSGLTVRRLAECGAAGAQHAAGAVRAAAERILLAAYARSPRVVRAQLPPDDAVTRRNLIYRHLFQQFDRIDMQKMLNQAPTEEQILNGTESVDSTLEASTSQSTRSGTTVSGMTTSIGMTTSMDATSSYTLKSSASSATLAPSSLSGSFTTSRTKSSLKKTPTKKYATTRTSKDNTNYPGYNKLRLDSAVSPKHSPRPSAVGNEKVHFQENQTEEVIYRRSNRNFENRHSMIHYDHDPSKPNLKERPATVYEPLHLEYRDSPTLGSPKTSKNELRSLDSLPIDSPQLSRMDLRDSDRSLDSPKLRADYLRDTGLESPKLVAGVRNLHLEDHSQMDESGYYSPGRRQQVSETHFEVYDAVGADASTETTPEPVCNTSCTWCGRRVRAAALETHYWRRCVVLARCPHCRLALEARALHAHLLEECSLSEGLWKACQKCGAALRTDESDYHTNCIPIGLDEWKCPYCFTNVLARDLPWQRHLMQCPRNPRLTQSS is encoded by the exons ATGCCAAAACGCATACCGTTCCACGTAGTTTATGCAACAA GTGAAGACAGCTCATATCCAGCATGCGAGCTGAACTCCCAAGGGCCGGCAGTTCGCGGGTGGCGAAGCGCTGGGCCTCCGCCCCACGAGCTCCTGCTCCGACTCTCTGCTGTGACCAGCATTCACAAGCTACAGCTGCTGgctcatcatcagctcatac CGGCCTGCGTAGAGGTGCTTGTATCTGGTGGCTTACTGTCAGAAGGAGCTGCCACACCCTGCGGCGCGACCTACACCAGCGTGGGCAGAGTCACCCTTGTGAGACCTGCACCCCAGGCTCGGACGAGGGAACTTAG gTCGGCAGCTCTTCCAGAACCAACTGTAGCTAGGTTTGTGAAGCTGAGACTATCGGGACCACATCCACCGGCTAAAGAAGATGATCAG GTGGCGTTAATGGCAGTAAACGTTCTCGGAGATGAAGTGGAggaagaagaaaataaagcaGATAACAATGCAGCCGCTAAAGCAGAAGTCAGTTTCTCTCCGTATGACGACCTAGCGTTCATAATGTACGTCGACAATGAAATAGCTGACTTGGTGAGGAACTTGGATGAGAAGAAAAGAATCGCTGTTGCCG AGGAGCGTTTTGAGTACGCGAGACGTCTTAAGTCCGCGGGGTCCGCGCTGGCTGCAGCCGGTATACGTATCGGCCGGTGGCGGCTGCGCAAGCGCACGGCGGCCGCGCGGGACGACTTCGAGCTTGCGCGGCGCATGCGCGACCGGATCGCGGACGCGCTGGTTGGGGTCAAGGAGGACCCGGAGCTGTTGCGGCTATTTGAGGAAGATGGG CCGGACTCCCGCAACGACTCATCCATGCCACAAGCTTACGACTTCTCCCATCACCTCTCACCGTCCGTCGCGGCCGGCGCGATGAGTCTCGACATCCCATCACCAGTACCACCGATAGAACATGATGAACAAACGCAGTTCAACGGCGTTGATGATGAACCTAATCATATTTCTGCT tcaCCCGTCCAAATACTACACGAAGATACCCAACCAGAACCAGAAGTTACACAGATAACACAAGAAGATGAAGAGAAAGTAGACGGCCAGAAGAAGGAAGAAGAACTGCGAAAGGAGACAGACAGTCCGCGGAGGAGCGTCACCCCTAACGCTGCTAatg GTTCCCTGATAcgaagaagaaataaaagtgCCGGCCCGAGATCAACTTTCGAAGCGTACGAAGAAAGACTTTTACCAGCTCTTAGACA TTCGCACACAAACGAGTACTTACGTGAGGCGCGCGAGGAAGAAGGCAGCGCGGGTGGCACGTCCCACACGCGCGCCGTCCACAAGCTGAATGAGCGGGAACGCAAGCAGGCCGCGCTTCCAATACTAATTTTTGGATACCCTCTT gTAGAAAAATTCTTCTCCAAAAACTACCTAGACAAAGAAGAAGGTCTAGCCAGGCTCCGAGCAGAGCTGACCTCCCCATCCAACGGCAGCACCAAAACCTCTCCCAACAAAACTGCAAGAGCGGCCGCCATTTTGCTGCAGAGAGCGCTACGGGACAAAGTATTCTCAGTGTATAGTCAAGCGAATGAAGTGGTCAGAGTACTTTTTAAAGACTTTGTGCCCGATCG GGTTTGCGCAGCGGAAGTGGGCAGATGCTTGGAGCGGATCTTGCCGGAGCTGCTGCGAGCTTGCGGCGACCCCGCGCCGCGCGTGCACTCCACCGCGCAGCACACTGTGCTCACTGTGGCTGACTGCCCGCATGTTAG AAGTCTTCACATCATACCGCAACAGCTGGTGAGACCAGTGGCGGCATCTATGCATCCAAGGTTAGCGCTATCTCGACTGCAAATGCTGGAACAGCTCATATTGAGTCATGGAATATCAACTGATAAGAACAG CGGGCTCACAGTCCGGCGCCTCGCGGAgtgcggcgcggcgggcgcgcagCACGCGGCGGGCGCGGTGCGCGCGGCGGCGGAGCGCATCCTGCTCGCCGCGTACGCGCGCTCGCCGCGGGTGGTGCGCGCGCAGCTGCCGCCCGACGACGCGGTCACGCGACGTAATTTGATCTACCGCCATCTGTTCCAGCAGTTCGATCGGATTGATATGCAG AAAATGCTGAACCAAGCACCTACAGAAGAACAGATTCTAAACGGCACAGAATCAGTGGACTCCACGCTCGAAGCCAGCACATCACAATCCACTCGCAGTGGAACCACCGTCAGTGGAATGACCACTTCTATTGGAATGACTACTTCCATGGACGCTACGTCATCTTACACTTTGAAATCGAGCGCCAGCAGTGCGACACTAGCTCCATCTAGTTTAAGTGGTAGCTTCACTACTTCTAGAACGAAGAGTAGCTTGAAGAAAACTCCTACTAAGAAATATGCAACGACTCGAACGTCGAAGGATAATACTAATTATCCTGGGTATAATAAATTGAGGTTGGATAGCGCTGTGAGTCCGAAACATTCACCACGGCCATCTGCTGTAGGAAACGAGAAG gTCCACTTTCAAGAGAACCAAACAGAAGAAGTTATTTACCGCCGATCAAACAGAAACTTCGAGAATCGTCATTCCATGATACACTACGACCACGATCCTTCAAAACCCAATCTAAAAGAGCGTCCAGCCACAGTATACGAACCCTTACATTTGGAGTACAGAGATTCCCCAACTTTAGGCTCGCCGAAAACGTCGAAAAACGAACTCAGAAGCTTAGATTCCTTGCCTATAGATTCTCCTCAGCTTTCCAGAATGGATCTACGAGATTCTGATAGAAGTTTGGATTCTCCGAAATTGAGAGCAGATTATTTAAGAGACACTGGTCTCGAGTCACCAAAATTAGTAGCTGGAGTGAGAAACTTGCATTTGGAAGATCACAGTCAAATGGATGAAAGTGGATATTATAGTCCAG GAAGACGACAACAAGTAAGCGAGACTCATTTTGAGGTGTACGATGCGGTTGGCGCGGATGCCAGTACGGAGACAACCCCTGAACCTGTTTGCAA CACGTCGTGCACGTGGTGCGGGCGGCGCGTGCGAGCGGCGGCACTGGAGACGCACTACTGGCGGCGCTGCGTGGTGCTCGCGCGCTGCCCGCACTGCCGCCTCGCGCTCGAGGCGCGCGCGCTGCACGCCCACCTGCTGG AGGAATGCTCTCTTAGCGAAGGTCTATGGAAAGCTTGTCAGAAATGCGGCGCCGCGCTCCGAACTGACGAAAGCGACTATCACACGAACTGCATCC CTATTGGCCTGGATGAATGGAAATGCCCATATTGTTTCACAAACGTTCTGGCCCGGGATCTACCCTGGCAGAGACATCTAATGCAATGTCCAAGGAATCCGCGACTTACACAATCATCGTAG